One Mercurialis annua linkage group LG3, ddMerAnnu1.2, whole genome shotgun sequence DNA window includes the following coding sequences:
- the LOC126674616 gene encoding BOI-related E3 ubiquitin-protein ligase 1 isoform X2, producing MAVQAQYPSNVLLLNRNGQEGHDYPLQLQQQPAGGLFLDQSHILFTAANGGGSNTNNNNHQRKRAREVITATPPGGGGGGGGGHINQFSSSSSVMLPHHQLISLSQLHNQNQNHPSQPNVNVSTGLRLSFGHEQPPQQHNYNNYNPHQPMTGSTAFISLLSEDFSAQIKRQRDEIDQFLHAQGEQLRRTLAEKRQRHYRALLSAAEESITRKLREKETEVEKATRRNAELESRAAQLTVEAQVWQAKARAQEATAASLQAQLQQAIMSGGGSGLGAVDNRRGDDGLGCSAGGVEGQAEDAESAYVDPERVTVSSGPSCKSCRKRTATVVVLPCRHLCMCRECDQVAQACPVCLQLKNSSVEVFLH from the exons ATGGCTGTTCAAGCTCAATACCCTTCCAATGTTCTTCTCCTCAACAG AAACGGGCAAGAAGGTCATGATTATCCATTGCAGTTGCAGCAACAACCGGCCGGCGGATTGTTTCTTGATCAATCTCATATTTTATTCACCGCCGCTAATGGAGGAG GTTCTAATaccaataataataatcatcAACGGAAAAGAGCAAGAGAAGTAATAACAGCAACGCCACCGGGCGGCGGAGGAGGAGGCGGAGGAGGGCATATTAATcaattctcttcttcttcttctgttaTGCTACCTCATCATCAACTAATAAGCCTTTCTCAACTCCATAATCAGAATCAGAACCACCCATCTCAGCCAAATGTCAACGTCTCCACCGGTCTCCGATTATCTTTCGGCCATGAACAGCCACCGCAGCagcataattataataattataaccCACATCAACCAATGACTGGCTCCACagcttttatttctttattatcTGAAGATTTCTCCGCTCAAATTAAACGCCAAAGGGACGAAATTGATCAATTTCTTCATGCCCAG GGAGAGCAATTGCGGCGTACATTAGCAGAAAAGAGGCAACGGCACTACCGTGCGCTACTAAGCGCAGCGGAAGAATCTATTACCAGGAAATTAAGAGAAAAGGAAACTGAGGTCGAGAAAGCCACTCGCCGTAATGCCGAGTTAGAATCACGCGCCGCTCAGCTCACGGTCGAGGCACAAGTTTGGCAAGCGAAAGCGAGGGCACAGGAAGCGACGGCGGCGTCTCTGCAAGCGCAGCTGCAACAAGCTATAATGAGTGGCGGAGGCAGTGGATTGGGGGCGGTAGATAATCGTAGAGGGGATGACGGATTGGGTTGCTCCGCCGGAGGAGTGGAGGGGCAAGCGGAGGATGCGGAGTCTGCTTATGTAGATCCGGAGCGGGTTACGGTGTCGAGTGGGCCCAGTTGTAAGAGCTGCCGTAAACGGACGGCGACGGTGGTGGTGCTGCCGTGTCGGCATTTGTGTATGTGTAGAGAATGCGACCAAGTAGCTCAAGCTTGCCCTGTTTGCCTCCAACTAAAAAATTCTAGTGTTGAGGTTTTTCTCCATTGA
- the LOC126674616 gene encoding BOI-related E3 ubiquitin-protein ligase 1 isoform X1 has product MAVQAQYPSNVLLLNRNGQEGHDYPLQLQQQPAGGLFLDQSHILFTAANGGAAGSNTNNNNHQRKRAREVITATPPGGGGGGGGGHINQFSSSSSVMLPHHQLISLSQLHNQNQNHPSQPNVNVSTGLRLSFGHEQPPQQHNYNNYNPHQPMTGSTAFISLLSEDFSAQIKRQRDEIDQFLHAQGEQLRRTLAEKRQRHYRALLSAAEESITRKLREKETEVEKATRRNAELESRAAQLTVEAQVWQAKARAQEATAASLQAQLQQAIMSGGGSGLGAVDNRRGDDGLGCSAGGVEGQAEDAESAYVDPERVTVSSGPSCKSCRKRTATVVVLPCRHLCMCRECDQVAQACPVCLQLKNSSVEVFLH; this is encoded by the exons ATGGCTGTTCAAGCTCAATACCCTTCCAATGTTCTTCTCCTCAACAG AAACGGGCAAGAAGGTCATGATTATCCATTGCAGTTGCAGCAACAACCGGCCGGCGGATTGTTTCTTGATCAATCTCATATTTTATTCACCGCCGCTAATGGAGGAG CTGCAGGTTCTAATaccaataataataatcatcAACGGAAAAGAGCAAGAGAAGTAATAACAGCAACGCCACCGGGCGGCGGAGGAGGAGGCGGAGGAGGGCATATTAATcaattctcttcttcttcttctgttaTGCTACCTCATCATCAACTAATAAGCCTTTCTCAACTCCATAATCAGAATCAGAACCACCCATCTCAGCCAAATGTCAACGTCTCCACCGGTCTCCGATTATCTTTCGGCCATGAACAGCCACCGCAGCagcataattataataattataaccCACATCAACCAATGACTGGCTCCACagcttttatttctttattatcTGAAGATTTCTCCGCTCAAATTAAACGCCAAAGGGACGAAATTGATCAATTTCTTCATGCCCAG GGAGAGCAATTGCGGCGTACATTAGCAGAAAAGAGGCAACGGCACTACCGTGCGCTACTAAGCGCAGCGGAAGAATCTATTACCAGGAAATTAAGAGAAAAGGAAACTGAGGTCGAGAAAGCCACTCGCCGTAATGCCGAGTTAGAATCACGCGCCGCTCAGCTCACGGTCGAGGCACAAGTTTGGCAAGCGAAAGCGAGGGCACAGGAAGCGACGGCGGCGTCTCTGCAAGCGCAGCTGCAACAAGCTATAATGAGTGGCGGAGGCAGTGGATTGGGGGCGGTAGATAATCGTAGAGGGGATGACGGATTGGGTTGCTCCGCCGGAGGAGTGGAGGGGCAAGCGGAGGATGCGGAGTCTGCTTATGTAGATCCGGAGCGGGTTACGGTGTCGAGTGGGCCCAGTTGTAAGAGCTGCCGTAAACGGACGGCGACGGTGGTGGTGCTGCCGTGTCGGCATTTGTGTATGTGTAGAGAATGCGACCAAGTAGCTCAAGCTTGCCCTGTTTGCCTCCAACTAAAAAATTCTAGTGTTGAGGTTTTTCTCCATTGA